In a single window of the Papaver somniferum cultivar HN1 chromosome 8, ASM357369v1, whole genome shotgun sequence genome:
- the LOC113304772 gene encoding uncharacterized protein At4g22758-like, which yields MSSSTQQLAAVGGRETSSDINQPSTSDHRSMKIRRLDINPKGMDDSRKKLTKLLLNVTIERSLGPVQVITSSEKSVEELIKSALEIYVKEKRRPLLIETNPNSFELHYSQFCLESLNPAEKLISLGSRNFFLCLKPTVIVKSISCSNEANQKEANKSSYFMWTRFMDFLL from the exons ATGAGTTCTTCTACACAACAACTAGCAGCAGTAGGCGGCAGAGAAACTTCATCTGATATCAATCAACCAAGTACATCTGATCATCGTTCAATGAAGATCCGGAGGTTAGACATCAACCCAAAGGGAATGGATGATAGCAGGAAGAAATTGACGAAACTTTTGTTGAATGTGACGATTGAAAGAAGTTTAGGACCTGTTCAAGTTATAACATCATCAGAGAAAAGTGTTGAGGAATTGATTAAATCTGCTTTAGAGATTTATGTTAAAGAGAAAAGAAGacctttgttgattgaaactaaTCCTAATTCATTTGAACTTCATTACTCTCAGTTCTGCTTAGAAA GCTTGAATCCGGCAGAGAAATTGATAAGTTTGGGATCAAGgaatttctttttgtgtttgaaaCCGACGGTGATAGTAAAGTCCATCTCATGCTCCAATGAAGCTAATCAGAAGGAAGCAAACAAGTCATCATATTTTATGTGGACTAGATTCATGGATTTCCTACTGTAG